A genomic stretch from Sphingobacterium sp. ML3W includes:
- a CDS encoding TraR/DksA C4-type zinc finger protein: MANNNEKTRYSDSELQEFKDIILDKLRIAKEELSSLTATLNNSNANGTDDTAGTYKTLEDGSATLEKEQTNQLAARQKKFIDNLEAALVRIENKTYGICRETGKLIQKERLKAVPHTTLSIEAKNKQY, translated from the coding sequence ATGGCAAACAACAACGAGAAAACACGCTATAGCGATTCAGAATTACAAGAATTTAAAGATATTATCTTGGACAAGCTTAGAATAGCAAAAGAAGAGCTTTCCTCGTTGACAGCAACGCTCAATAACAGCAATGCGAATGGTACAGACGATACTGCGGGTACATACAAGACCTTAGAAGATGGCTCTGCAACTTTGGAGAAGGAACAAACCAACCAACTGGCTGCACGTCAAAAGAAGTTTATCGACAACCTGGAAGCAGCGTTGGTGCGCATCGAGAACAAAACATATGGTATCTGTAGAGAAACTGGAAAACTGATCCAAAAAGAGCGCTTGAAAGCTGTTCCGCACACGACGTTGAGCATCGAAGCGAAAAACAAACAATATTAA
- a CDS encoding iron-sulfur cluster assembly accessory protein: MSTEHTAIAPVTLTQGAIKELNKLKDQQEISDDFGLRVGVEGGGCSGMSYILGFDQKKDGDSEYEIEGIRIFMNKAHGLYLAGMEIDFKSGLDARGFTFNNPNASSTCGCGSSFSA; the protein is encoded by the coding sequence ATGAGCACAGAACATACAGCAATTGCTCCTGTTACCTTAACGCAAGGGGCAATCAAGGAACTCAATAAATTAAAAGATCAACAAGAAATTTCTGATGATTTTGGTTTACGTGTCGGTGTAGAAGGTGGAGGTTGTTCAGGTATGAGTTATATCCTTGGTTTTGACCAGAAAAAAGATGGAGACAGCGAGTACGAAATTGAAGGAATCCGCATTTTTATGAACAAAGCACATGGCTTATATCTTGCAGGCATGGAAATTGACTTCAAATCAGGACTTGACGCAAGAGGTTTTACTTTCAATAATCCAAATGCAAGTAGCACTTGTGGTTGTGGAAGTAGTTTTTCAGCATAA
- a CDS encoding SDR family oxidoreductase translates to MKKILVTGSNGFLGQKVVDLLAGNDLYEVTAISKGPNRNPNQAGYIFYQVDLLDRTLLADFLSNHIFDAIIHTAAMTSVEACEADKAACQLINVDLVQTLASYCEKNKTQLVHLSTDFVFDGKKGTAYNELDAPTPQSEYGKSKYASEQVLMQSSCHYAILRTILVYGINGDPNRSNLVLWAKAKLSQKEAIKVVNDQWRMPTFVDDLAHACQLAIERQAQGIFHISGAELMSINEAVYKIADYWKLDKTLISEISASSIGQADNRPRQTGFDLSKSKNELGYVPTAFMKSLEIIDSQFKEFGR, encoded by the coding sequence ATGAAAAAAATTCTTGTCACAGGATCCAATGGCTTTTTGGGTCAAAAGGTCGTCGACCTACTTGCTGGAAATGATCTTTATGAAGTTACAGCCATTTCGAAAGGCCCGAATAGAAACCCTAATCAAGCGGGATATATTTTCTATCAGGTCGATTTGTTGGATCGGACCCTATTAGCGGATTTTTTATCCAACCATATTTTTGATGCGATTATACACACCGCTGCCATGACCAGTGTGGAAGCATGTGAAGCCGATAAAGCGGCCTGCCAGCTGATTAATGTAGATCTGGTACAAACACTAGCAAGTTACTGCGAAAAAAATAAGACACAGTTGGTGCATCTCTCTACTGATTTTGTATTTGACGGCAAAAAAGGTACAGCCTATAATGAATTGGACGCCCCCACCCCACAAAGTGAGTATGGAAAAAGCAAATATGCCTCTGAGCAAGTACTCATGCAGTCTTCCTGTCATTATGCGATCCTACGTACAATTTTGGTTTATGGTATCAACGGAGATCCGAATCGTTCCAACTTAGTCCTTTGGGCAAAGGCAAAGCTCTCACAAAAAGAAGCTATAAAAGTGGTTAATGACCAATGGAGAATGCCTACCTTTGTAGATGATTTAGCGCATGCTTGTCAATTGGCTATTGAACGACAAGCTCAGGGAATATTTCATATCTCTGGAGCGGAGTTGATGTCTATTAATGAGGCGGTTTATAAAATCGCAGATTATTGGAAACTGGACAAAACATTGATTTCAGAAATCAGCGCGTCAAGTATTGGACAAGCGGATAACAGGCCACGCCAGACAGGTTTTGATCTCAGTAAATCGAAAAATGAACTGGGCTATGTACCAACAGCGTTTATGAAATCTTTGGAAATAATTGATAGCCAATTCAAAGAATTTGGACGATAA
- a CDS encoding M20/M25/M40 family metallo-hydrolase translates to MKNINLFLIVCALFVTKLAQAQQIEIPNLKKHIYYLADDKMQGRGTGSKEVFKVADYIEKEFKKYKLQPKGEKGYRQSFKAKVWKVKVADSIRNADNIIGFIDNGAALTVVIGAHYDHLGTGHQGSSKDSLGVGKIHNGADDNASGTAGLLELARYFSSNKEKEPYNLLFIAFGAEELGLVGSKYFTEHPTLPLEKITAMLNMDMIGRYNPDNGLAVIGYGTSSQWPAIFKDIQAPIKFNLSKDGNGGSDQTSFYKKNIPVLFFHTGGHPDYHMPTDDADKIDYNSLKSILDLEKSVIENIMKQSSKMDFIWTN, encoded by the coding sequence ATGAAAAACATAAATTTATTCCTAATCGTCTGCGCACTTTTTGTGACAAAATTGGCTCAAGCACAACAAATTGAAATCCCCAATCTAAAAAAACATATCTACTACCTAGCGGATGACAAAATGCAAGGTCGCGGAACAGGTAGTAAAGAAGTGTTCAAAGTAGCTGACTATATCGAAAAGGAGTTTAAAAAATATAAATTACAACCCAAGGGTGAAAAAGGCTATCGCCAATCTTTCAAAGCAAAGGTATGGAAGGTAAAAGTAGCTGACAGTATTCGCAATGCTGACAATATTATTGGTTTTATCGATAATGGAGCAGCGTTGACAGTTGTGATAGGTGCGCATTACGATCACTTGGGAACAGGTCACCAAGGTAGCTCCAAAGATTCTCTAGGTGTTGGTAAAATCCACAATGGGGCCGACGACAATGCTTCGGGTACTGCAGGTTTATTGGAACTCGCCCGTTATTTCAGCAGCAATAAAGAAAAAGAACCTTACAATTTGTTATTTATCGCTTTCGGGGCCGAGGAACTGGGATTGGTGGGATCCAAATATTTTACCGAACACCCTACCCTACCGTTGGAAAAAATAACGGCAATGCTTAACATGGATATGATAGGCCGCTACAATCCCGACAATGGTCTTGCCGTCATCGGATATGGAACAAGCAGTCAATGGCCGGCTATTTTCAAAGATATCCAAGCACCTATCAAGTTCAATTTAAGCAAAGACGGTAACGGAGGGTCGGATCAGACTTCATTCTACAAAAAGAATATTCCAGTATTATTCTTCCATACCGGCGGACACCCCGACTATCATATGCCAACGGATGACGCAGACAAGATCGATTACAATTCGTTAAAATCTATTCTGGATCTAGAGAAATCGGTGATTGAGAATATCATGAAACAATCGAGTAAAATGGACTTTATCTGGACCAACTAA
- the glyA gene encoding serine hydroxymethyltransferase: protein MERDQAIFNLIADELKRQEEGIELIASENFVSKQVMEAAGSVLTNKYAEGLPGKRYYGGCEVVDEIETIAIDRAKQLFGAEWVNVQPHSGAQANAAVFLATIKPGDKILGLDLSHGGHLTHGSPANLSGKIYQPLFYGVKEDTGLIDYEQLEETALREKPKMIICGASAYSRDWDYARIRKVADEIGAIVLADISHPAGLIARGLLNDPLPHCHIVTTTTHKTLRGPRGGMIMVGKDFENPWGIKTPKGEIRTITQLLDLAVFPGTQGGPLEHTIAAKAIAYGEALSDEYMEYIVQVKKNAAALAQFFVERDYKIISGGTDNHLMLVDLRNKDISGKEAEAVLGKAGITTNKNMVPFDTRSPFVTSGVRFGTAAITTRGIKENDIIQIGELIDEALKNASNDAELDKIHGKVRAMMAEFPLYK, encoded by the coding sequence ATGGAAAGAGATCAAGCCATTTTTAATTTAATAGCTGATGAGCTGAAACGCCAAGAAGAAGGTATTGAATTAATTGCTTCGGAAAACTTTGTTTCAAAACAAGTGATGGAAGCTGCTGGTTCAGTGTTGACAAATAAATATGCAGAAGGCCTCCCAGGAAAACGTTACTATGGAGGTTGTGAAGTTGTGGATGAAATTGAAACCATCGCAATTGATCGTGCAAAGCAATTATTTGGCGCAGAATGGGTAAATGTTCAACCTCACTCTGGAGCACAGGCAAATGCGGCTGTTTTTTTGGCGACAATCAAGCCTGGAGACAAAATTTTAGGTCTTGATTTATCTCATGGTGGACACTTGACTCACGGATCACCGGCAAACCTTTCTGGTAAGATCTATCAACCATTATTTTACGGTGTAAAAGAAGATACAGGTCTGATTGATTACGAACAGTTGGAAGAAACGGCACTTCGTGAAAAACCAAAAATGATTATCTGCGGTGCTTCAGCTTATTCCCGTGACTGGGACTATGCACGCATCCGTAAAGTTGCTGATGAAATCGGTGCGATTGTTTTGGCTGATATTTCTCATCCTGCAGGTTTGATCGCTCGTGGTTTATTGAATGATCCTCTTCCTCATTGTCATATCGTTACAACTACAACACACAAGACCCTACGCGGTCCACGTGGTGGTATGATTATGGTTGGTAAGGATTTTGAAAACCCTTGGGGTATCAAAACGCCTAAAGGTGAAATCCGTACGATAACTCAGTTGTTAGATTTAGCTGTTTTCCCAGGTACGCAAGGTGGTCCTTTGGAGCATACAATTGCTGCAAAAGCAATTGCTTACGGTGAGGCTTTATCAGACGAGTATATGGAGTACATTGTTCAGGTGAAGAAAAATGCAGCAGCATTAGCGCAGTTCTTCGTTGAGAGAGATTATAAGATTATCTCTGGTGGTACAGATAACCACTTGATGTTGGTTGATCTACGTAACAAAGATATTTCTGGTAAAGAAGCTGAAGCTGTATTGGGTAAAGCAGGTATCACAACCAACAAAAATATGGTTCCTTTTGATACACGTTCTCCTTTTGTGACTTCAGGTGTACGTTTCGGTACCGCCGCAATCACTACTCGTGGTATCAAAGAAAATGATATTATTCAAATCGGAGAGTTAATTGATGAGGCATTGAAAAATGCTTCCAACGATGCTGAATTGGATAAAATCCATGGTAAAGTGAGAGCCATGATGGCCGAGTTTCCGTTGTATAAATAA
- a CDS encoding EVE domain-containing protein — MQYFLVKSEPFKYSWEQFNKDGRTFWDGVRNYQARNNMKAMKEGDLVLFYHSNEGKDVVGVAKVVKEFYQDPTTDDERWVVVDLAPVETLKKSVTLETIKADEQLQDIALVRQGRLSVMPLKPEEFDRILALGNED, encoded by the coding sequence ATGCAATATTTCTTAGTAAAATCTGAACCATTTAAATATAGTTGGGAACAATTCAATAAAGATGGACGGACGTTTTGGGATGGTGTACGCAATTACCAGGCTAGGAATAATATGAAAGCTATGAAAGAAGGGGACTTGGTCCTGTTCTATCATAGCAACGAAGGAAAGGATGTGGTTGGTGTCGCTAAGGTGGTGAAAGAATTTTATCAGGACCCCACAACAGATGACGAACGTTGGGTTGTTGTAGATCTGGCTCCTGTTGAAACATTGAAGAAATCTGTCACCCTGGAGACGATCAAAGCAGATGAACAGTTACAGGATATCGCTTTGGTAAGACAGGGCCGTTTATCAGTAATGCCGCTAAAACCTGAAGAATTTGATCGAATATTAGCCTTAGGCAACGAGGACTAG
- a CDS encoding lipoprotein signal peptidase, producing MKGYTKPVALIVAILLIDQLSKIWVKLSMTIGQSHHILGKFFQIHFIENNGMAYGMEFGGDYGKLFLTVFRILAVAGIGYGLHYMIKNKYNRGFILNVALILAGALGNIIDSAFYGVIFSESTFYEKASLFPAGGGYSSFLHGKVVDMLYFPLIEGTFPTWVPFWGGEEFLFFRPVFNIADSAISVGVVLILLFQKRYFKTEKEEKSSIHSEIVED from the coding sequence ATGAAGGGGTATACGAAACCAGTCGCACTAATTGTCGCGATTCTTTTAATAGACCAATTGTCAAAAATATGGGTTAAGCTCTCTATGACAATTGGACAAAGTCATCACATTTTAGGTAAATTCTTCCAAATCCATTTTATTGAAAACAATGGAATGGCCTACGGAATGGAATTTGGTGGTGATTACGGGAAATTGTTCCTGACCGTGTTTCGGATACTGGCCGTAGCTGGTATCGGGTATGGTCTACATTACATGATCAAGAATAAATACAACCGTGGCTTTATATTAAATGTAGCCCTGATTCTTGCCGGTGCTTTGGGAAACATCATTGATTCAGCATTTTATGGTGTGATCTTCAGTGAAAGTACCTTTTACGAAAAGGCATCTTTATTTCCGGCGGGTGGAGGATATTCATCCTTCCTGCATGGAAAAGTAGTTGACATGCTTTATTTTCCTTTAATTGAAGGTACTTTCCCTACTTGGGTACCTTTTTGGGGCGGTGAGGAGTTTCTATTCTTCCGGCCAGTATTCAACATTGCAGACTCAGCTATTTCAGTGGGTGTGGTGCTGATACTATTATTCCAAAAACGGTATTTCAAAACGGAAAAAGAAGAGAAATCGAGTATCCATAGTGAAATCGTTGAAGATTAA
- the ileS gene encoding isoleucine--tRNA ligase translates to MYKEYKQLNLPEIGKEILTRWEQEKIFEKSINNRPESKSYTFFEGPPSANGMPGIHHVMARTIKDIFCRYKTLKGYQVKRKGGWDTHGLPIELAVEKALGITKEDIGKKITVEEYNDACRKEVMKYTDVWNDLTNKMGYWVDLEHPYITYKNEYIETLWYLLKELYKKGLLYKGYTIQPYSPAAGTGLSSHELNQPGTYKDVKDTTIVAEFRLIKSQLHPAIEKLVDDEAEDVAFIAWTTTPWTLPSNTALVVGKKINYVKIRTFNKYTGAPISVVLAKDLISKHFKAEGQDASFQDYKLGDKVIPWELATEFVGEELVGLRYEQLLPYITNEDLQENAFRVIPGDFVTTEDGTGIVHAAPTYGADDFRVAKEHGVPGILVKDENGKDVPTVDRTGRFVNEITDFAGRFVKEEYYSAEERAKEDFKPTDVLISIKLKEDNKAFDVKKYEHTYPHCWRTDKPVLYYPLDSWFIRTTAVKEDLVALNKTINWKPEATGTGRFGNWLENLVDWNLSRSRYWGTPLPIWRSEDENEEVCIGSLPELKSLLEASLTSDILSADEKAKNQAYLDKFDTEKLDLHRPYVDDIVLVSDAGQKLFREPDLIDVWFDSGAMPYAQWGLDHEKLARGEEFPFKDGFNHAYPADFIAEGVDQTRGWFFTLHAISTMMYKSVSFKNVVSNGLVLDKNGNKMSKRLGNGVDPFSTIDQYSADATRWYMISNAAPWDNLKFNMEGLDEVRRKFFGTLYNTYAFFALYANIDKFSYAEPDIALENRPEIDRWIISLLNSLTKEVDEYLADYEPTKAARAIQNFVDEHLSNWYVRLCRRRFWKGEYTEDKISAYQTLYTCLDTIAKLMSPISPFFSDRLFLDLNTATNKEQVESVHLANFPVYDEKLVDKDLEERMALAQDISSLTLSLRKKTSINVRQPLNKILVPVLDSAFQEKVEKVKDLILSETNIKDIEFITDTTGIIKKKIKPNFKALGAKVGKDMKLVSSSIQSLTIDQISTLESAGELALTGTPYTILLSDVEIIAEDVEGWQVANLGKLTVALDVHITEELKKEGLSRELINRLQNLRKEKGLEVTDRINVKLTAASEVVNAAKENLSYICTEILADSLVFEDSLTEGETIEIDGKELKALIQKN, encoded by the coding sequence ATGTACAAAGAATATAAGCAGTTAAATTTACCGGAGATTGGTAAAGAGATTTTGACCCGTTGGGAACAGGAAAAAATATTCGAAAAAAGTATCAATAATCGCCCTGAGAGCAAGTCATATACATTTTTTGAAGGGCCACCTTCTGCGAATGGAATGCCTGGGATCCATCACGTGATGGCTCGTACGATTAAGGATATTTTCTGTCGCTACAAGACATTGAAAGGCTACCAGGTAAAACGAAAAGGAGGCTGGGATACCCATGGCCTTCCAATTGAACTTGCTGTCGAGAAAGCTCTTGGTATTACTAAGGAGGATATTGGCAAAAAGATTACCGTAGAAGAGTATAACGACGCTTGCCGCAAGGAAGTGATGAAATATACCGATGTATGGAATGACCTAACCAACAAAATGGGGTATTGGGTCGATCTAGAGCATCCTTACATCACATATAAAAATGAATACATTGAAACATTATGGTATTTGTTAAAAGAGCTATATAAAAAAGGCTTATTGTATAAGGGTTACACCATTCAACCTTATTCACCTGCTGCAGGTACAGGATTGAGTTCGCATGAGCTTAATCAACCGGGTACGTATAAAGATGTGAAGGATACAACAATTGTTGCTGAATTTAGATTGATCAAAAGCCAGCTCCATCCAGCAATTGAAAAATTAGTAGACGATGAAGCCGAAGATGTTGCATTTATCGCCTGGACAACTACGCCTTGGACCTTACCGTCCAATACAGCCTTGGTAGTTGGTAAGAAAATAAACTATGTCAAAATCAGAACTTTCAATAAATATACAGGTGCACCGATATCTGTTGTATTGGCAAAAGATCTGATCAGCAAGCATTTTAAGGCAGAGGGACAAGATGCCTCGTTCCAAGACTATAAGTTAGGTGATAAAGTTATCCCTTGGGAACTTGCAACAGAATTTGTAGGCGAAGAGCTTGTAGGCTTGCGTTATGAACAATTGTTGCCTTATATCACTAATGAAGATTTACAAGAGAATGCTTTTCGTGTAATCCCTGGTGACTTTGTGACCACCGAAGATGGTACTGGTATCGTACATGCTGCGCCGACTTATGGTGCGGATGACTTTCGTGTAGCGAAAGAACACGGTGTACCGGGTATTTTGGTGAAAGACGAAAATGGAAAAGATGTTCCTACGGTAGACCGTACGGGTCGCTTTGTGAATGAAATCACCGATTTCGCAGGACGATTTGTGAAAGAGGAATACTACAGTGCAGAAGAACGTGCGAAAGAGGACTTCAAACCTACTGACGTCTTGATCTCGATCAAACTAAAAGAGGATAATAAAGCATTTGATGTAAAAAAATACGAGCACACCTACCCACACTGTTGGCGTACAGACAAACCAGTTTTATACTATCCATTGGATAGCTGGTTTATCCGTACTACTGCGGTAAAGGAAGATTTGGTAGCTTTAAATAAAACAATCAACTGGAAACCGGAAGCAACTGGAACAGGGCGCTTTGGAAACTGGTTGGAAAACCTGGTTGATTGGAACCTTTCCCGTTCTCGTTACTGGGGAACACCACTTCCAATCTGGCGTTCAGAAGATGAGAATGAAGAGGTTTGTATCGGTTCGCTACCTGAATTAAAGTCTTTGTTAGAGGCTTCCCTGACTTCGGATATTCTATCCGCAGATGAGAAAGCGAAAAACCAAGCCTACCTAGACAAATTTGACACAGAAAAACTGGATTTACACCGTCCATATGTTGACGACATCGTTCTTGTTTCTGACGCTGGTCAAAAATTATTCCGTGAGCCTGATTTAATTGACGTATGGTTCGATTCGGGAGCAATGCCTTATGCACAATGGGGATTGGATCACGAAAAATTGGCAAGAGGGGAAGAGTTTCCATTTAAAGATGGATTCAATCATGCATACCCAGCAGACTTCATTGCGGAAGGAGTTGATCAGACTCGTGGATGGTTCTTTACGCTACATGCGATCTCCACGATGATGTATAAATCGGTCTCTTTCAAAAACGTTGTTTCCAATGGATTGGTATTGGATAAAAACGGAAATAAGATGTCCAAACGCTTAGGCAATGGCGTTGATCCTTTCTCGACGATCGATCAATATAGTGCTGATGCTACCCGTTGGTATATGATCAGCAATGCAGCTCCTTGGGACAACTTAAAATTCAACATGGAAGGATTGGATGAGGTACGCCGCAAATTCTTTGGCACGCTATACAATACCTACGCGTTTTTTGCACTTTATGCCAACATTGATAAGTTCTCCTATGCAGAACCAGATATTGCATTAGAAAACCGTCCTGAAATCGACCGCTGGATTATCTCGTTACTAAATTCACTAACGAAAGAAGTGGATGAATATCTAGCGGATTACGAACCGACAAAAGCTGCCCGTGCAATCCAAAACTTTGTGGACGAACACTTGAGTAACTGGTACGTTCGTTTGTGCCGTCGTCGTTTCTGGAAAGGAGAATATACCGAAGATAAGATTTCTGCATATCAGACATTATACACTTGTTTGGATACAATTGCGAAATTAATGTCACCGATATCGCCATTCTTCTCGGATAGACTATTCCTGGATTTGAATACTGCAACCAATAAGGAACAAGTCGAGTCAGTTCATTTAGCCAACTTCCCCGTATACGATGAAAAACTAGTGGATAAAGATCTGGAAGAACGCATGGCCCTAGCGCAGGATATTTCGTCGTTGACACTTTCACTACGTAAGAAAACGTCGATCAATGTGCGTCAGCCATTAAACAAAATCCTCGTTCCTGTATTGGACAGTGCTTTTCAAGAGAAGGTAGAAAAAGTAAAAGATTTGATACTTTCGGAAACCAATATCAAAGATATTGAGTTTATTACGGATACAACTGGTATAATCAAGAAAAAAATAAAACCAAACTTCAAAGCTCTTGGCGCGAAAGTTGGTAAGGATATGAAGTTAGTTTCTTCATCTATCCAATCGTTGACTATAGATCAAATCAGTACATTGGAATCAGCAGGTGAATTGGCCTTAACGGGCACGCCATATACTATTCTATTGAGCGATGTAGAAATTATAGCAGAGGATGTGGAGGGATGGCAAGTTGCTAATCTGGGTAAATTGACCGTAGCATTGGATGTCCATATTACCGAAGAATTGAAAAAGGAAGGTTTATCAAGAGAATTGATCAACCGTCTACAAAATTTACGGAAGGAAAAAGGACTTGAAGTGACTGATAGAATTAACGTAAAGTTAACAGCAGCCTCAGAAGTAGTCAATGCAGCGAAAGAAAATTTATCTTATATTTGCACCGAAATTCTAGCCGATTCATTGGTATTTGAAGATTCACTAACTGAAGGAGAGACCATCGAGATCGATGGCAAAGAACTTAAGGCATTAATCCAAAAAAATTAA
- the gldC gene encoding gliding motility protein GldC has protein sequence MKKAEIKLQVELDENNVPENIMWSSTDGNNAEELPAKAMFLALWDSHYKNSMRIDLWTKDMPYDEMKRFFYETLQTLGDSFIRSAGGDPMAEKVIGDLRDYCAHFADKMEVLMPQQ, from the coding sequence ATGAAAAAAGCGGAAATAAAATTACAAGTAGAGCTTGACGAAAACAATGTTCCTGAAAACATCATGTGGTCCTCCACAGATGGGAATAATGCAGAAGAATTACCTGCTAAAGCAATGTTTTTAGCCTTATGGGATTCACATTATAAAAATTCAATGCGCATTGATCTTTGGACAAAAGACATGCCTTATGATGAAATGAAACGTTTTTTTTACGAAACCTTACAAACCTTAGGCGATTCATTTATCCGTTCTGCAGGTGGAGATCCCATGGCTGAGAAGGTTATTGGCGACTTGCGTGATTACTGTGCGCATTTTGCGGATAAAATGGAAGTATTAATGCCGCAACAATAG
- a CDS encoding sigma-70 family RNA polymerase sigma factor has protein sequence MRLLKSKSDQELIQMYVGGQESGLEALLNRYKSKIYTSIYMKVKDEYLAEDIFQETFIKIINTLKSGKYNEEGKFLPWAIRIAHNMIVDFFRKAKRAPNIVNADGFDIFEVLEFSDESAESKMLKQQVDVDLKKMIQKLPDDQKEVLIMRHFCDMSFKDIAEITEVSINTALGRMRYALSNLRKMIEGSDLVFQMG, from the coding sequence ATGAGACTTTTGAAAAGTAAGAGTGATCAAGAATTGATCCAAATGTATGTCGGGGGCCAAGAGTCCGGCCTAGAGGCATTGTTGAATCGATATAAATCGAAAATTTACACCTCTATATATATGAAAGTAAAAGACGAATATCTTGCTGAAGATATTTTCCAGGAGACTTTCATTAAAATCATCAACACATTAAAATCGGGCAAGTACAATGAAGAGGGGAAATTCTTGCCTTGGGCTATCCGTATTGCCCACAATATGATCGTTGACTTTTTTAGAAAAGCCAAACGGGCCCCAAATATTGTGAATGCTGATGGTTTTGACATTTTTGAAGTATTGGAATTCAGTGATGAAAGTGCTGAATCTAAGATGCTGAAACAACAGGTCGATGTCGACTTAAAGAAAATGATCCAGAAACTGCCTGATGATCAGAAAGAGGTTTTAATTATGCGTCACTTCTGTGATATGAGTTTTAAGGATATTGCTGAGATAACAGAGGTGAGTATCAATACTGCCTTAGGAAGAATGCGCTATGCATTGAGCAATTTACGTAAAATGATAGAAGGTTCTGATTTGGTCTTTCAGATGGGATAA
- a CDS encoding acyl-CoA thioesterase has protein sequence MIEKFARESYTEMNELVLPNDTNTFGNLMGGRLLYWMDICSAIAAQKHCSNVVVTVSVDNVSFKRSIKLGEVVTIQAQVTRAFNSSLEVRMEIFASNLPEGTRVKTNEAYYTFVAVDADNNPKAVPVLIPETESEHKAYEDALQRRELRLILAGKLKPENAKKLKALVSLFSQKN, from the coding sequence ATGATAGAGAAATTTGCGAGAGAGTCATACACAGAGATGAACGAATTGGTCCTGCCTAACGATACCAACACATTTGGAAATCTAATGGGCGGCCGTTTATTATACTGGATGGATATCTGTTCAGCTATTGCTGCACAAAAGCATTGTAGCAATGTGGTCGTTACGGTATCTGTGGATAATGTATCTTTTAAGCGTTCAATCAAATTGGGTGAAGTGGTCACCATACAAGCGCAAGTGACACGTGCATTTAACAGCTCCCTGGAGGTACGCATGGAAATTTTCGCGTCTAATCTGCCCGAGGGCACACGCGTAAAAACCAATGAGGCATATTATACCTTTGTTGCTGTAGACGCCGACAACAACCCTAAAGCTGTCCCTGTATTGATACCTGAGACAGAGTCAGAACACAAAGCTTACGAAGATGCCCTTCAACGGCGAGAACTTCGCCTTATTCTTGCGGGAAAACTGAAACCGGAAAATGCAAAAAAATTAAAAGCATTGGTCAGTTTATTCAGTCAAAAGAACTGA